The Kozakia baliensis genome includes a region encoding these proteins:
- the yidC gene encoding membrane protein insertase YidC — translation MDIKRIITATLISAVILIGFDYFVPQHSQETVEHQAKEQTSTTPPAQNTQNGPAVTPGVSSSPANTSEAAAVPAAHLKVSGPDVSGAIDLRGARFDDLVLTHYRETLDKNSPLVRLLEGSKGPQPSFVEVGWMAPAGSNVRVPNAQTDWSTSDESLTPDHPVTLHWDNGQGLIFSIGIAIDRRYLFAITQKVENKSGQTVALLPYQRVERDYKPEETGGFIVHEGPLSVMNNRLNEDSYKNMRKGATAPNYQAWSANGTGGWGGITDKYWLTALIPDQTSPVSLSYNYVPNGGAGAYRVDLVPQAPVEVAANGSQTTSSRIFAGAKEVNLLDQYTDDLHIPFFYKAVDFGWFAFLTRPMFHVLHWLYSHVGNFGIALMILTLIIKLIFYPLATKSFTSMARMRALAPRIQSIRERHKDEPMVMNQQIMALYKEEGVSPAGGCLPLLIQAPVAFCLYKVLNITIEMRHAPFFGWIRDLSAPDPTNIFNLFGLLPFDPTVISPMMHIGIWPILFGVTIFLMQRQGSVAMDPAQQRMMQFMPVIYVFFMGRLSAGIVIYYTWNNLLTFAQQRLIQHRSDKAPNNKPVARKS, via the coding sequence TCGCAGGAAACGGTCGAGCATCAGGCCAAAGAACAGACGAGCACGACCCCGCCTGCGCAAAACACGCAGAACGGGCCGGCAGTGACGCCTGGTGTGAGTTCTTCGCCTGCGAATACGTCGGAAGCCGCGGCCGTTCCGGCGGCGCATCTCAAAGTATCGGGTCCGGACGTATCCGGCGCGATCGATTTGCGTGGTGCACGTTTCGACGATCTGGTCCTGACGCATTATCGTGAGACGCTCGATAAAAACAGCCCGCTGGTCCGTTTGCTTGAAGGCAGCAAAGGCCCACAGCCGAGTTTCGTGGAAGTTGGCTGGATGGCGCCTGCCGGGTCGAATGTTCGCGTTCCCAACGCGCAAACCGATTGGTCGACTTCCGACGAAAGCCTGACGCCTGACCATCCGGTGACGCTTCATTGGGATAATGGGCAGGGGCTGATTTTCTCGATCGGTATTGCCATCGACCGTCGTTATTTGTTCGCGATTACGCAGAAGGTGGAGAACAAAAGCGGCCAGACTGTCGCTCTTTTGCCTTATCAGCGCGTCGAGCGTGATTATAAGCCGGAAGAAACTGGTGGCTTCATCGTGCATGAAGGCCCGCTTTCGGTCATGAATAATCGCCTGAACGAAGATTCGTATAAGAACATGCGCAAAGGCGCGACCGCGCCGAACTATCAGGCATGGTCGGCGAACGGCACAGGCGGCTGGGGCGGCATTACAGACAAATACTGGCTGACGGCTCTGATTCCCGATCAGACTTCGCCGGTCTCTTTAAGCTACAATTACGTTCCGAATGGTGGCGCAGGGGCCTATCGGGTCGATCTGGTGCCTCAGGCACCGGTCGAAGTGGCGGCAAACGGGAGCCAGACCACGAGCAGCCGTATTTTCGCGGGTGCGAAAGAGGTCAATCTCCTCGATCAATATACCGACGACCTTCATATCCCGTTCTTCTACAAGGCGGTCGATTTCGGTTGGTTTGCGTTTCTGACGCGGCCGATGTTCCATGTACTTCATTGGCTCTACAGCCATGTCGGCAATTTCGGCATTGCGTTGATGATCCTGACTTTGATCATCAAGCTCATCTTCTATCCGTTGGCGACCAAATCGTTCACATCGATGGCGCGGATGCGTGCGCTCGCACCGCGGATTCAATCGATCCGCGAGCGGCACAAAGACGAGCCGATGGTCATGAACCAGCAGATCATGGCGCTCTACAAGGAAGAGGGCGTCAGCCCCGCTGGCGGTTGCTTGCCGCTCTTGATCCAGGCGCCGGTGGCATTCTGCCTCTATAAGGTTCTGAACATCACGATCGAGATGCGTCATGCTCCGTTCTTTGGATGGATACGCGATCTTTCCGCTCCGGATCCGACGAACATATTCAATCTGTTTGGCTTATTGCCTTTCGATCCAACAGTTATCTCACCCATGATGCATATCGGCATCTGGCCGATTCTGTTTGGCGTGACGATTTTCCTGATGCAACGCCAGGGCAGTGTCGCAATGGACCCGGCGCAGCAGCGCATGATGCAGTTCATGCCGGTGATCTACGTCTTCTTCATGGGGCGGCTGTCCGCAGGTATCGTGATTTACTATACGTGGAACAACTTGCTGACTTTTGCGCAGCAGCGCCTCATCCAGCATCGCTCTGACAAGGCGCCGAACAACAAGCCGGTAGCGCGTAAGTCGTGA
- the yihA gene encoding ribosome biogenesis GTP-binding protein YihA/YsxC, translated as MNEKPDPNDFTPEEIEEGRLLFASECEFFFGAQKLEQLPPFENPEIAFAGRSNVGKSSLINALTGRNRLARASSEPGRTKQLNFFNLGDRLTLVDMPGYGFAKAAKAVKEDWQNTMFAYLRGRPTLARVFLLLDARIELKKSDRDVMDLLDRAAVLFQVVLTKCDALGPNKLLQKRQELEAEIAKHAAAYPYVLTTSSNTGEGIELLRAEIFRLVKPKAN; from the coding sequence GTGAACGAGAAACCTGATCCTAACGATTTTACGCCGGAGGAGATCGAAGAGGGGCGGTTGCTTTTCGCTTCCGAATGCGAATTCTTTTTCGGCGCGCAGAAGCTGGAGCAGCTTCCGCCCTTCGAAAATCCAGAAATTGCGTTTGCTGGGCGCTCAAACGTCGGGAAATCGAGCCTCATCAATGCTCTGACGGGAAGGAATCGGCTTGCGCGCGCGTCGTCCGAGCCGGGGCGCACCAAGCAGCTGAACTTCTTCAATCTTGGCGATCGTCTGACCTTGGTCGATATGCCGGGATATGGCTTCGCCAAGGCCGCGAAAGCCGTCAAGGAGGATTGGCAAAACACGATGTTCGCGTATCTACGCGGACGACCAACATTGGCGCGTGTTTTCCTGCTGCTCGATGCGCGAATCGAACTGAAGAAATCCGATCGTGATGTGATGGATCTTCTGGATCGGGCAGCCGTGTTGTTTCAGGTCGTTCTCACGAAATGCGATGCGCTCGGCCCCAATAAGCTTCTTCAGAAACGGCAGGAGCTTGAGGCCGAGATTGCCAAGCATGCTGCGGCCTATCCTTATGTTTTAACGACAAGCAGCAATACCGGCGAGGGAATAGAATTGCTGCGTGCGGAGATCTTCCGCTTGGTTAAACCCAAAGCAAATTAA
- the argB gene encoding acetylglutamate kinase, which yields MSAPIDPGISDVDAAEKGQQQAAILASALPFLRRYAGDTIVVKYGGHAMGVDHLSNAFGRDIALLKLVGINPIVVHGGGPQINAMLKQLNIQSTFIDGLRVTDQSMIDVIEMVLSGSVNKQVANLINRAGALAVGISGKDGSLLQARKLVRTVKDPDSGQERELNLGFVGEPTKIDPRVLYSLLGSGLIPVIAPVGVGEHGETYNINADTAAGAIAGSVNASRLLMLTDVAGVLDENGVLIPELTANEARRRIADGSISGGMIPKVETCLAAVRAGAKAAVILDGRVPHACLLELFTRAGSGTLIKAE from the coding sequence ATGAGCGCACCGATCGATCCTGGCATTTCCGATGTCGACGCCGCTGAAAAAGGGCAGCAGCAGGCGGCTATTCTCGCCAGTGCGCTGCCATTTCTGCGCCGTTATGCCGGCGATACGATTGTCGTAAAATATGGTGGCCACGCGATGGGCGTGGATCATCTTTCCAATGCGTTCGGCCGCGATATCGCCTTGCTGAAACTTGTCGGTATCAACCCCATCGTGGTGCATGGGGGCGGTCCGCAGATCAATGCCATGCTGAAGCAGCTAAACATTCAATCCACGTTTATCGATGGTCTGCGCGTTACCGATCAATCGATGATCGATGTGATCGAAATGGTGCTGTCCGGCAGTGTCAACAAACAAGTTGCCAACCTTATCAACCGCGCAGGCGCGCTGGCGGTTGGTATCTCGGGTAAGGATGGCAGCCTGCTTCAAGCTCGGAAGCTTGTTCGCACCGTTAAGGACCCCGATAGCGGTCAGGAAAGAGAACTCAATCTTGGCTTTGTCGGTGAACCGACGAAAATCGATCCGCGTGTTTTATATTCTCTCCTTGGTTCGGGTCTTATTCCCGTTATCGCGCCTGTTGGCGTGGGAGAGCACGGCGAAACTTACAATATCAACGCCGATACAGCGGCTGGCGCGATTGCCGGTAGCGTCAACGCATCTCGTTTATTGATGCTGACGGATGTTGCGGGCGTGCTCGATGAAAATGGTGTGCTGATTCCGGAATTGACGGCTAATGAAGCGCGCCGCCGCATTGCGGACGGCTCGATCTCCGGCGGGATGATTCCTAAAGTCGAAACCTGCCTCGCCGCCGTGCGGGCAGGGGCTAAGGCCGCCGTCATTTTAGACGGGCGCGTTCCTCATGCCTGCCTGCTGGAGCTTTTCACGCGTGCCGGTTCAGGCACGCTGATCAAAGCGGAATAA
- a CDS encoding GGDEF domain-containing protein produces MDVLGGTLLESGFVSNRTQDEEAKWKTIHQNGKIHHDFILPDADYIEGDEQKTGQTGQTAWSWNCFSVRISGHIAFNLHRSFHHPFSREEQQFLEMCGHSFSMLLAIDEDYRRLLQDAPYDLSTHLLTWEGFRQEVQRRLSRLDREQLPGTVMMIKVEGIARLSTSKHALARDEALRQIATMLRDAVRPTDLIGRINADTFVLWMNGGDRFVAAERAELLFTHGAPVILDKPMHFPVRIGLVTREPETTEPLDVFLERASLALREAHRDGVGWRFSHDAP; encoded by the coding sequence TTGGACGTTCTTGGTGGCACTTTGCTGGAAAGCGGCTTTGTTTCAAACCGCACCCAAGATGAAGAAGCCAAATGGAAAACCATTCACCAGAATGGAAAAATCCATCACGATTTTATTCTACCTGACGCCGATTATATTGAAGGCGATGAACAAAAAACCGGACAGACAGGGCAAACCGCTTGGTCATGGAATTGTTTCTCGGTTCGAATTTCCGGTCACATCGCCTTCAATCTGCACCGTTCCTTCCACCATCCATTTTCCAGGGAGGAACAACAATTTCTGGAAATGTGCGGGCATAGTTTCTCTATGCTTCTGGCTATAGACGAAGATTATCGCCGCCTTCTGCAAGACGCTCCTTACGATCTGAGCACCCATTTATTGACATGGGAAGGTTTCCGTCAGGAAGTCCAACGCCGGTTGAGCCGACTGGACCGAGAGCAGCTTCCCGGCACCGTGATGATGATCAAAGTGGAGGGCATCGCCCGCTTAAGCACGTCAAAACATGCGCTGGCGCGAGATGAAGCGCTGCGTCAAATCGCCACGATGTTGCGAGATGCGGTAAGGCCGACTGATCTCATTGGCCGCATCAACGCAGATACTTTCGTTCTTTGGATGAATGGCGGCGATCGTTTTGTCGCGGCGGAACGTGCAGAATTGCTCTTTACGCATGGTGCCCCGGTTATCTTGGACAAGCCCATGCACTTTCCCGTTCGGATCGGCCTCGTCACCCGAGAGCCGGAAACGACGGAACCTTTGGACGTCTTTCTTGAGCGCGCCAGTTTGGCGTTACGGGAAGCGCATCGCGACGGTGTCGGATGGCGCTTCTCGCACGATGCACCTTAA